The DNA sequence ttgccatggaaggagccttgcgtgcttgaagaagaagacagtaggaaagcagagattcagaagatggagcatctccaaaacctcaacctattctctatcactgcaaaacaagtacttatttcatgtccttttacttttcacaattaatcctgataatttctgatatcctgactaagatttataagataaccatagcttgcttcaagccgacaatctccgtgggatcgacccttactcacgtaaggtattacttggacgacccagtgcacttgctggttagttgtgcggggttgcaaaagtgtgattgcaatttcgtgcaccaagtttttggcgccgttgtcggggattgttcgagtttggacaactgacggcttatcttgttgcttagattaggactgttttatttttgttggtttagagtcttttagttgagtctagtttcatattttaagtttggtgtcaattacatgcttttgtttttcttttaattttcgaatttgcatgcctttagtccctttttgatccgtaaaaattctaagtttggtgtcctctttgtgtttttcccttaaaattttcgaaaattagtgtttgattttctaaaaattttaagtttggtgtcattttgttgtttttctctttcctcatttcaaaaatcaaatctttttcataaaatttttcaatcatatcttcttaattgttgatttcaaaatctttttaattaactaattgattcagttctcaatttgctttgatcttattttctttattattttcgaatttttattttattttccttttgttttatttttttttttttggttaattcaacaaaaaaaaacaaaaaaacaaaaaaaacaaaaataaaacaaaatttatctatttacaatccatatcatttccctttatccattatggacctaagtgggattgatcagtccagaaggactctggggtcatatgctaaccccattacagctgcatatgggagtagcatctgtacacctcccatcaaagcaagcagctttgagctaaatcctcaactcattatcatagtgcagcaaaattgccagtattccggtcttccacaggaagagcctactgagtttctggcacagttcttacaaattgctgacacagtacatgataaagaggtggatcaggatgtctacagactgttactgtttccatttgctgtaaaggatcaagctaaaaggtggttgaataaccaacctacagcaagcataaagacatggaaacagttatcagacaaattcctgaatcacttttaccctccaaagaagatgacacagctaaggctggacatccaaggctttaaacaagaggataatgaatccctttacaatgcctgggagaggtatagaggtatgctaagaaaatgcccatctgaaatgttttcagagtgggtacaattagacatcttctactatgggcttacagaaaaggctcagatgtctttagaccactcagctggtggatctatacacatgaggaagacaattgaagaggctcaagagcttatagacactgttgctagaaaccaatatttgtactctagcaatgagttctctccaaaagaggaagtcatggcactagccactgatcctaatcctcaagaacagatgattgagcttaatcaacaattgctcctgatgacagaacagttagcagaatttaaagagatgctccatgaaactaaagttgctaacaagaacatagaactgcagttgaatcaagcaaaacagcagatatctaaacagataacagaagagtgtcaagcagttcaactgaggagtgggaagacattgaacaacaccactcaaaagagcaaaaagtcaaataaggaacaattgacagaggataaccaagccactgcccaaaatccctctgaggacagtaagagcccagagaggaatacttttggcgttcaaacgccagaaagggaaggaaagctggcgttaaacgcccattccttgcccagttctggcgttcaaacgccagagaagggagagaagttggcgttaaacgcccaatcttcacccaattctggcgttcagacgccaagggaggatcagacacctgagagtgctgatagtaatccctctaaaaaggcttcttcaaccacttctgtaaggaataaacctgcagcatctaaggttgaagaatataaagccaagatgccttatcctcagaaactccgccaagcggaacaggataagcaatttgcccgctttgcagactatctaaggactcttaaaataaagattccgtttgcagaggcacttgagcaaataccttcttatgataaattcatgaaagagatcttaagtcataagaaggattggagagaaactgaaaaaatatttctcactgaagaatgcagtgcagtcatccttaaaagcttaccagaaaagcttcaagatccaggaagctttatgataccatgcacattagaaggtgcttgcaccaagacagctctatgtgatcttggagcaagcatcaatctaatacctgcatccactatcagaaagcttgggttgactgaagaagtcaaaccaacccggatatgcctccaacttgctgatggctccattaaacgcacatcaggcataatagaggacatgattgtcaaggttgggccattcgcctttccaactgactttgtggtgctggaaatggaggagcacaagagtgcaactctcattctaggaagacctttcctagcaaccggacgaactcttattgatgtacaaaaaggggaagtaaccctgagagtcaatgaggatgagtttaagttgaatgctgtaaaagttatgcagcatccagacacaccaaatgactgcatgggcactgacattattgactctctggtagaagagatcaatatgactgaaagcctagaatcagagcttgaggacatcttcaagaatgctcaacctgatcaagaagaaccagaggaaacaaaggaattttcgaaaattcctcaggaggaggataagcctcccaaacctgaaatcaaaccactaccaccatccctgaagtatgcatttctgggagaaggtgacacttttccagtgattataagctccgctttaaatccacaggaagaggaagcactgattcaagtgctaaggacacacaagacagctcttgggtggtccataagtgatcttaagggcattagcccagctagatgcatgcacaagatcctattggaggacaatgccaaaccagtggtccacccacagaggaggctaaatccagccatgaaggaggtggtgcagaaagaggtcactaaattactggaggctgggattatttatcctatttctgatagcccctgggtgagccctgtccaagttgtccccaaaaagggaggcatgacagtggttcataatgaaaaaaatgaactggttcctacaagaacagtcacagggtggcgtatgtgtattgactacagaaggctcaatacagccaccagaaaggatcattttcctttaccattcatagaccaaatgctagaaagactagctggtcatgattattactgctttttggatggctattcaggttacaactaaattgcagtagatcctcaggaccaagagaaaacagcatttacttgcccttctggcgtgtttgcctacagaaggatgccttttggtctgtgtaatgctcctgcaacctttcagagatgcatgctatccatcttctctgatatggtggagaaatttcttgaagtcttcatggatgacttctcagtatatggagactcattcagctcctgtcttaaccacctatcacttgtcctgaaaaggtgccaagagactaacctggttttaaactgggagaaatgtcactttatggtgactgaaggaattgtccttggacacaaaatttcaagcaggggaatagaggtggataaggcaaaggtagacgtaatcgaaaaattaccaccacctgccaatgttaaggcaatcagaagctttctggggcatgcaggattctacagaaggtttataaaagatttttcgaaaattgcaaaacctttgagtaacctgctagctactgacacaccatttgtgtttgacacacagtgtctgcaggcatttaagaccctgaaagctaagctggtcacagcaccagtcatctctgcaccagattggacattgccatttgaactaatgtgtgatgccagtgaccatgccattggtgcagtgttgggatagaggcataacaagcttttgcacgtcatttattatgctagccgtgttctaaatgatgcacagaagaattacacaaccacagaaaaagagttacttgcagtggtctatgccattgacaagtttagatcctatctagtgggatccaaagtggttgtgtacattgaccatgctgctcttaaatacttactcacaaagcaggattcaaaatccaggctaataagatgggtgttgcttctgcaagagtttgatatagaaataagagacagaaaagggacagaaaaccaggtagctgatcatctgtcccgaatagaaccagtagctggggcgtccctcccttctactgagatttctgagactttcccagatgagcaactctttgccattcaggaagctccatggtttgcagatattgcaaactataaagctgtgaggttcataccccaggagtacagcagagtgcaaagaaagaaattaatttcagatgccaagtactacctatgggatgagctatatctctttaagagatgtgcagacggaatgatccgcagatgtgtacccagagaagaagcacaaaggatcctatggcactgccatggatcacagtatggaggacattttggaagtgagcgaacagccactaaagtcctccaatgtggcttctactggcctactctctataaagatgcctgagagtttgtgcgtaactgtgacagttgccaaagagctggtaacttgcctcacggatatgccatgcctcaacaagggatattagagatagaattgtttgatgtatggggaattgacttcatgggtccattcccaccatcatactcaaacacttacattctggtagcaatggactatgtatctaagtgggtagaagcaattgctacacccactaatgataccaagaccgtgctgaaattcctccagaaacacatcttcagcaggtttggtgttcccagagtactaatcagtgacgggggcactcatttctgcaatagacagctatactctgctatggtcagatatggaattagccacaaagtggcaactccgtatcatccacagacaaatgggcaagctgaagtctctaacagagagctaaaaagaatcctagaacggactgtgatagcccgaagaaaggattgggcaaagagtttggatgatgctctgtgggcatacagaacagcattcaagactcctataggaacctctccataccaactggtgtatgggaaggcctgtcatctgcccgtggaactggaacataaagcctactgggcaaccagattcctaaacatggatgctcagttagctggtgaaaaaaggttgctccagctaaatgagctagaggagttcagactcaatgcctttgaaaatgcaaaaatttataaggaaaaggcaaagaagtggcatgacaagaagttgtcatccagagtctttgagccaggacaaaaagttctgctcttcaactctaggctcagattgtttccaggaaaacttaaatcccggtggaggggtccgtatgtgattacaggagtgtcaccatatggatatgttgagcttcaggatattgattctgacaaaaagttcattgttaatggacagagaatcaagcactatcttgaaggcaattttgagcaggaatgctcaaaactgagacttgagtgattctcagtaaaggtccagctaaagacagtaaagaagcgcttgctgggaggcaacccagtcattagcaggttatatgttttgtttttacaaaggcaagtatcaaaaatgaaggaattcacagagttacagaaggattcagtgcaaaaagcagagaaaaagagcttactagcgaaaaaacgccagtaaggggtactttgggcgttaaacaccagaatgggcaccattctgggcgtttaacgccagtaaaggtgccattttgggcgttaaacgccagaatgggcaccattctgggcgtttaacgccaggtgtgcagcatcctgggcgtttagcaacacgcccagtgataaagggaattctggcgtttaacgccagccagggcacctggctgggcgttaaacgcccacaatgggcagcaaatgggcgttaaacgccagaatggatgccattctgggcgtttaacgccagaaaggtgggggaccaagattttgctttccgatcaaatttttttaaactttccttttcttacccatacttttctacataaacacatctcaacctttcatcattcactttcaaatcttcaaaaatcaaaatcattcttcaaatctctctcaaatcaatcccaaatcttattcaaaaactcacccttctctcaaattctctccatatcttctcaaatctcctttcaatttttttcgaaatctccttccccccttataaaaacatgttcggcctcctcattcccccacaccattcgaatttgctcttctcctctctctctcttctttcctttcttttgcttgaggacaagcaaacctctaagtttggtgtgcttttccgtgatcactaagccaagatttatcaagatcatggctcctaagggaaaacaaaccaatttaagaggaaagaaagagaataatccaaagaatctttggaatcaagagaagttcttaaccaaagaacatgaagaccattatcacaagataatgggtctgaggtcagtgatcccggaagttaaatttgatctgaaagaagatgaatatccggggatccaagagcaaattcgaaacagaggatgggaagttctaaccaatcctgagataaaggttggaagaaatatggttcaggaattctactcaaatctatggctaacagataagcagagaatgactggaactgcttaccatacttacagaaccatggtcagagggaaagttatgtacttccatctggacaaaataagagaaatcttcaaattgcctcaactgcaggatgatcctgaatcctttaataggagaacggtgagagcagataaagggttggatcaagttctagaggacatatgcctccctggaactaagtggataaccaattcaaagggtgtcccaaaccaactcaagaggggagacctcaaaccaattgcaagaggttggctagactttattgggcgttccatactgcccactagcaaccgttctgaggtcactatcaagagagcagtgatgattcattgcattatgcttggaaaagaagtggaggttcatcatgtgattgcttgtgagatttacacaattgcaaataagaattccactgaagccaaattggcttacccaagcttgatctccttgctctgtaaagaggctggggtaaagatgggagtagatgaattcatacccattgaacatccaatcaccaagaagtcaatggaaggacaaatgcaagacaactctatcaaaaggagggcgcaggagttcctccctgaatttcctgaaattggctactgggccagcctagaagcatctatcaccaagttgcaagagactatggagcaacttaaggaagaacagcagaatcagaactgcatactctgcaaattgctgaaggaacaagagaagcaggggcgtgaactccaagagctgaagcgccagaaattctcctctcaatttgagggagcatccacttctcaaaatcaaggttgttgagttctaactctgtgaaaacctctatcattaggagcctatttaaatttttattttctatttttattttctagtctcaccTTATATccatttttgagtcttgttcttaattcataattaataaaatttaaaattcatgtcttaaagctatgaatgtcttatgaatccatcacctctcttaaatgaaaaatgctttaatcacaaaagaacaaaaagtacaggatttcgaatttatccttgaaactagttgaattagtttgatgtggtaacaatactttttgttttctgaatgaatgcttgaacagtgcatacgtcttttgaatttgttgttttgagaatgttaaaattgttggctcttgaaagaatgaaggaaaaagagaactgttattgaggatctaaaaaaatcattagattgattcttgaagcaagaaaaagcagtgaatacaaaaaaaaatttcgaaaaaaaaaagaaagaaagaaaaagaaaaagaaagaaaaagaaagaaataaagttgtgatccaaggcaaaaagagtgtgcttaagaaccctggacacctctaattggggactctagcaaagctgagtcacaatctgaaaaggttcacccaattatgtgtctgtggcatgtatgtatccggtggtaatactggaaaacatagtgctttgggccacagccaagactcatacactagctatgttcaagaattattatacttaactaggagaatcaataacactatctgagttctgagttcctatagatgccaatcattctgaacttcaaaggataaagtgagatgccaaaactgttcggaagcaaaaagctactagtcccgctcatctaattggagctaagtttccttgatattttgggagtctatagtatattctcttcttttcatcctactttgattttcagttgcttggggacaagcaacaatttaagtttggtgttgtgatgagcggataatttatacgctttttggcattatttttagtatgtttttagtatgatctagttagtttttagtatatttttattagtttttagttaaaattcacttttctggactttactatgagtttgtgtgtttttctgtgatttcaggtattttctgactgaaattgagggtcctgagcaaaaatctgattcagagaccgaaaaggactgcagatgctgttggattctgaccttcctgcactcgaagtggattttctggagctacagaagtccaattggcgcgctctcaacggcattggaaagtagacatcctgggctttccagaaatgtataatagtccatactttgcctgagatttgatggcccaaactggcgttgcaaatcagcctcagaatttccagcgtttaacgctggaactggcataaaaactggagttaaacgcccaaactggcatgaaagctggcgtttaactccagaaaaagtctctacacatgaaagctttaattctcagcccaagcacacactaagtggacctagaagtggatttttacgtcatttactcatttctgtataccctagggtactagcttactattaataggatcttttgacattgtatctgtacctcatgacactttacacgtttctttgtgtattttccacagcatgagtctctaaaccccatggttgggggtgaggagctctgctgtgtcttgatggattaatgcaattactactgtttttcattcaatcatgcttgcttccattctaagatattacttgttcttaaaccggatgaatgtgatgatccgtgacaatcatcatcattctcaactatgaacgtgtgcctgacaaccacctccgttctaccttagattaagtagatatctcttggattctttaatcagaatcttcgtggtataagctagaactgatggcggcattcaagagaatccggaaggtctaaaccttgcctgtggtattctgagtaggattcaatgattgaatgattgtgacgagcttcaaactcctgaaggcggggcgttagtgacagacgcaaaagaatcactggattctattccggcctgattgagaaccgacagatggatagccgtgccgtgacagggtgcgttgaacatttccactgagaggatgggaggtagccactgacaacggtgaaacccttgcatacagcttgccatggaaggagcctt is a window from the Arachis hypogaea cultivar Tifrunner chromosome 1, arahy.Tifrunner.gnm2.J5K5, whole genome shotgun sequence genome containing:
- the LOC140184467 gene encoding uncharacterized protein yields the protein MDLSGIDQSRRTLGSYANPITAAYGSSICTPPIKASSFELNPQLIIIVQQNCQYSGLPQEEPTEFLAQFLQIADTVHDKEVDQDVYRLLLFPFAVKDQAKRWLNNQPTASIKTWKQLSDKFLNHFYPPKKMTQLRLDIQGFKQEDNESLYNAWERYRGMLRKCPSEMFSEWVQLDIFYYGLTEKAQMSLDHSAGGSIHMRKTIEEAQELIDTVARNQYLYSSNEFSPKEEVMALATDPNPQEQMIELNQQLLLMTEQLAEFKEMLHETKVANKNIELQLNQAKQQISKQITEECQAVQLRSGKTLNNTTQKSKKSNKEQLTEDNQATAQNPSEDSKSPERNTFGVQTPEREGKLALNAHSLPSSGVQTPEKGEKLALNAQSSPNSGVQTPREDQTPESADSNPSKKASSTTSVRNKPAASKVEEYKAKMPYPQKLRQAEQDKQFARFADYLRTLKIKIPFAEALEQIPSYDKFMKEILSHKKDWRETEKIFLTEECSAVILKSLPEKLQDPGSFMIPCTLEGACTKTALCDLGASINLIPASTIRKLGLTEEVKPTRICLQLADGSIKRTSGIIEDMIVKVGPFAFPTDFVVLEMEEHKSATLILGRPFLATGRTLIDVQKGEVTLRVNEDEFKLNAVKVMQHPDTPNDCMGTDIIDSLVEEINMTESLESELEDIFKNAQPDQEEPEETKEFSKIPQEEDKPPKPEIKPLPPSLKYAFLGEGDTFPVIISSALNPQEEEALIQVLRTHKTALGWSISDLKGISPARCMHKILLEDNAKPVVHPQRRLNPAMKEVVQKEVTKLLEAGIIYPISDSPWVSPVQVVPKKGGMTVVHNEKNELVPTRTVTGWRMCIDYRRLNTATRKDHFPLPFIDQMLERLAGHDYYCFLDGYSGYN